Below is a window of Agrobacterium vitis DNA.
ATCGCCACCGATATAGACGCCCAGGCGAACATCAGGCTGGGCCGCGGCCGGGCCAACCGTGGCAACCACCGCGCCGATCAAGGCCAGTCCAGCCAGCGCTGTTTTCGCAAAAATGCTTCGCATCGTTTTTCTCCTCGAAGGACGGCATGGGTTTCTCTTTGAAAAACCGGTTTACCGCCCCGAAAACCTTGTCTAATCATGGGTTTGACTAATCAGCAAAAAACTCAGATGCAGAAAAGCCAACCAAGATCTCGCGTCGGACAGCCCGTTTCCGTAAGCGATTGACTGAGAGATTAACGCCGCAATACTGAACGCCATCAGAAGCGTCCATTCAGTCTCGGTTCATTAGTTTCAGCTTGTGGTTCAAGAGCTTAGATGCATTACTACCTGGCGCATATGGGGTTGGTCGCGATGTTCGAACAGGTAAATACCCTGCCAGGTTCCAAGTAAAAGCTGCCCATTCGCAACCGGAATGCCAATCGATACCTGCGTTAGCGCCGATTTTATATGGGCCGGCATGTCATCGGGCCCTTCCTGGCGATGGGTAATCCATGCCATGGACGGATCGTTGCATGGCGGGACCAAGCGCTGAAAAAACACTTTGAGATCGCGCTTCACATCCGGATCGGCATTTTCCTGGATGATCAGCGAGCAGGACGTATGGCGCACGAAAACAGTCAATAGTCCTTCCTGGGCGCCCGCATGCCTGACAAAATCATCGACCTGATCGGTAAATTCGTACAGACCCTGGCCACGCGTGGAAATCGACAGACTGGTTTGCGGCATGGCATGTTCCTCGAATTGCGCTCCGTCAAGGAAATGGCCCATAGAACGCCTGCGTCAAGGGCTCTTTCCAACTGCAAGGCTTAGACGTTCCGGTTGCGAGAAACACAGCAAGTCTTCGAGAGGTGCCGGGCGGCCATAGAGAAAACCTTGATGTTTGCGGCATCCGGCATCCACAAGCCAGCGTGCCTGCACCTCCGTTTCGATGCCTTCCGCCACCACATCGATGCCGAGCGCCTGGGCCATTTGCAGCACGGCCTGAACGATAACCTGCCCAACCCGATCGTCCCCAACCCGGCTGATCAGGCTGCGATCCAGCTTCAACCACTGGATCGGCAGGCTGCTGAGTGAAGAAATATTCGAATAGCCAGTGCCGAAATCATCGAGCGCGACCCGAACACCGAGCCGCGAAAGTTCGGAAAGCTCGCGCCCGGCCCTCAGCAGGTCCGACATGATCAGGTCCTCGGTAATCTCCACCACCAATGCCGTGGCGGGAAAACCGGTCTGTTCCAGGATAGACGCGATGACCATCGCCAGATTACCGGACTTGAACTGGCTTGGAGAAATATTGACCGACACGTAGTTGAGCTTTCCCGCCTTGACCAGCGGCGCTGTTTGCGCACAGGCCGCGCGGGCGACCTGCGCAAACAACCGATCCAGAAGATTGCGCTCTTCGGCCAGCGGCAGGAAAACACCCGGCAGCACCAGACCGCGATAGGGATGATGCCAGCGTGCCAGCACTTCCACCCCTAGTATCCGCTTACTGGCTCCATCAACGATCGGCTGATACCAGGGCATGATTTCATGGCGGTCCATGGCCAGCACAAATTCCAGTTCCAGCAAGCGTCGCTCGTTGGCCTCGGCCCAAAGGTCGTCGTCAAAACCGGTCGCCAGCGACAGCCCGGCTTTCTTGGAAACGTAGAGCGCCATATCGGCATGCCGCAGCAATTCGGTGGACGATGCGGCGTGATCCGGCAGGCTCGCATATCCAATAGACGCCGAGACCTCCAGGCGTTTGCCGTTGAAGAGAACCGGCTCCTGCAAGCTGGCGCGAAAGCTAGAGACAAAGGCATGATCGGCCGTCACATCCGGCAGGTGGTCGAGAATCAATGCAAATTCGTCACCACCCAGCCGTGCCACCGTTCCAGGTCCAGCCGCAACCATCAGCCGGCGGGCAAATTCCCGCAGCACCGCATCTCCCGCCTCATGACCATAAGCGTCGTTGATCAACTTGAACCTGTCCATATCAACGATAACGACGGTGATACGGTCGCCTCGAAGGCGGCTCTTCTGGCAAGCGTCGGTCAAAACTGCGGTAAAGCTGCGGCGATTGGCAAGCCCGGTCAATTGATCCTGCTGGGCCAGCGCCATGGCGCGTTCGCGCTCCTGCACCAGTTCCGCAGTGCGCTGCATGACGCGCTGTTCGAGATCTTCCGCCTGCCTGGCCAGCTGGCAATTGGCCATATAAAGTTCACGCGCACGCTCTTCCAGCAATGTCTCTGCTTGGCGGCGGGCCTCGCGCTCGCGCTCCAGGCGGCGAGTCAGCCGGTCGATCCTATCAGAATCGGAAACCTCAAGTGGCTGGTTTACCATCACGATACGCTCTCGGCGATCACAAACAGAGTTGACCCATCGTCGCGCGCGCTGCGTTCGACCGTAACAGTACTGCCGAAATGCTGGGCGGCTCCCTGGATCAAGCCTTCCGCCAGGGCCTCCATTTTTCTCCCGGACCGATAGAGCATGGACAGGGACGTAGCGTCCTGGCTGAGAATTTCAAAGGAAGGCAATTCCGCATCGGGATAGAGCTTTTTCACCTCGACATGAATATGGGCGTCAATGCTGGCGAGAAAGCCAAAGAGACCGCCGCTGCGCTCGAAAAAGCCTGGAAACAACACGGCGAAACGCCTCGCAAGGTGCAGTCCGAACGCTTGCATCAATGCATCGACGTCAAGACCGGAGCGCTGCGACAGCGCGCCCAGCAGCGCGCCCATTTCACGATGGTCATAAGTGCCAACGCTGGTATAGGCGCCACCGCTGGCAAGCCCATTGGTGAGCAGAGAGGCTTCGATAATGTCGTCAGCCATGTCTTCATTCCAGGTCGCGGCGACGAATTCGAGCATTTCCGTAAAAACCATCCCCTTCATCGTCTATCCCAAGGCCTCCCAGCTATCGACGCGAGGCAACAATATGAGAGAAAGCTTAACAACAAAGCGTTGTACCATCCGTCTCTACGACCCCAATATACTTTGTGGTGAATGCAGTCTTACCGCATGGATAAAGGCTTCTGCGCCATGGGCTGCAAGCATTGACGGGCTGCGGCAAGGACGCTTGCCGTTAGCGGATCGAGCGCCTGGCCCAGCGCCCTGCTCCAGTGCCAATAAAGCGGCACGGCAAGCGGTTGATCCGGCATCAGATCCACCAGCACGCCCTCGGCAATCAAAGGTGCCACCGTGACTTCCGGGTTCATGCCCCAGCCCAGCCCCAGACGCGAAGCGTCGATAAAAGCCTGGCTGGAGGGCAGCCAATGGCAAGGCGGCGACAGGCGGCATCCGGCCACCTGCTCCATCCAAGCGGTTTGCAGTCCATCCTTGGCATTGAAGGTAAGACAGGGGGCACCCCCCAGAGCCTCAGCGGTCACCCCTTGCGCAAACCATCGCGCCGCGAAATCAGGGCTGGCCGTGGCGCGGTAGGTCAGCAAACCAAGCGGTCGGCAATCGCAGCCCTGAACGGGCGCAGCAAGCGAAGTCACCGCCGCCCGCACCTCACCGCGCCGCAGCCAATCGGCGCTGTGGTCCTGATCGTCAAGCACGAGATCGAACAACAGGCCCTCCACCGCGGCCATGGCTGGCACGAACCACGTCGCCAGACTATCGGCGTTGATTGCCAGCCGCACCGTCACCTGGGCCGCTTGCGCAAGTCCGAGATCACCGATCACCTGGCGCTCCAGCAGGGCGACTTCCTCGGCATGGCGGCAAAGTCGCGCCCCCGCCGAAGTCGGCAAGCAGGGCTGGCCACGAATGATCAGCGCCGTGCCGGATCGCTCCTCCAGCAGCTTGATGCGCTGCGAGATCGCCGATTGCGTAACTCCCAACTGACGGGCGGCTTTTTCGAAACTGCCGCTGCGCAGCACAGCCACCAGCGCTGACAGGTGCTCACCATCAAATGTCATTAGAATTTCTTATGCCTGGTTATATTTGTTAATTTTTCTAATGAATTCATTTGCATTAGTCAAAGGGCGGAAACCTGGAGACCTCGATGCAAAACGCCTATTTTTCCGGCCTGTTTCTTGGCCTGAGCCTGATTGTCGCCATTGGGGCGCAAAACGCCTTCCTGCTGCGTCAGGGCTTGCGACGCGAGCATGTCTTTATCCTGTCCCTCACCTGCGCCACCGCAGATGCCTTGCTGATTTCGCTTGGCATTGGCGCGCTGGCGACGGTAACCGCCCTTCTGCCCGCTTTTGAGCCAGTGCTGCGCTATGGTGGCGCGGCGTTTCTTCTGGCCTATAGCGCCCGGCACACCCTGGCCGCATTGAAAACCGAAAGCAGCCTTGCGCCCGGCGAGGCCAAGCCCAGCACTCTCACCGCAAGCCTTGCCACCTGCCTCGCCCTCACCTTTCTCAATCCGCATGTCTATCTGGATACGGTGCTGCTGATCGGCTCCATTTCCAGCCGCTTTGCGGATCACAAGACAGCCTTCGGCCTTGGCGCGGTTTCGGCATCCTTCCTGTTTTTCTTCTCGCTCGGCTATGGCGCACGGTTGCTGGTGCCGGTCTTTGCCCGGCCCGCCTCCTGGCGCATTCTGGATGCGATCATCGCCGTGGTCATGGCCTGGATCGCCATCGGGCTGCTCCGGCATTCGTAAGCGTCAGTTCACCGGAAACCGCCGTGCCTGCCACTGGCTTTTCGGCACGGCGGCCCCGAGTGAAAAACTGAAACTGGTGATCGCCAAGGTCTTGGCATCCGTTTCGCAATGGTAACTGATATCATACCATTGCCCCCGGCTGCGGAACGCAGCACCCGAAACATCCATCAACCGTGCGGTAATGGTCTGTCGCGTTGTCGGCGATCCCGTAATCACATCCGGCACGGCACCGGGAACGGCGCGGCGGATCTGTTCCAGCATTTCAATGCTGCAAATCTGCACGATCCGGCGTTCCGGCGGCAGCGTGCCGAGGGCCTGGCGCACACGCGGATCGGATAGCGTTGCCTTGGAATAGATCCGTTTGGCGGGCTTCAACGCGGCAACAGGCCCGGCTTTCTTGTCCGCCGATGCAGGCGAAGGCGAGGCCTCGCGCTTTTGCTGCGGCTGCGCGGCGCTCTCCTCATCCAGTGCAAAGCGTTGTTCCGTCACCAGCCCGCCGCCCGGCTTTTCCACCTTGTCCGGCGCTGGCAATTGTCCGGCCAGCCCGGCATCCGGTGGCGTCACATCCTTTGGCAGGGCGGGCGGTTGCGGCGGGTCGGGTTTTTGCGGATCGCCTGCGGCAGATTTATCCGGCCCGGGTTTCGGTGCAGCGGGAGGTGGTGACTGGGGTTGTGCCGCCGGTTCCTCGGCAGGCGGCGGCACGGGGGGCGCATCCTCCTTCGGGGCCTCCTCGTCCTTCGGCGCGGATTCGAAGGCCTGGGGCTTATCCTCGGCGGGCTTTGGCGGCTCCGGTGATGGTGCGGGTGCAGGCGGTTTGGCCTCCTGCTTCTCCTCTGGCTTCTTCTCTTCTGCTTTGGGTGCGGGGGCTTTGGGGGCTGGTGCCGCCGGTTCTTCCTTCGGCTTGGCCTCCGGCTTCAACTCCAGCTGCAATTGCTGTTCCGGCTTGGTTTTCTCGGGTTGAGGTTTTTCCTCTGGTGGCGGTTCAATGGAAACCGACACGACCTCTTCCTTCGGTGCATCCGGCGCAGGGGTGGGCCAATGGGCCAGGAATGCCAGAACCAAAAGCCCATGCAGCAGCACCGAGGCGGTGACGCCCCAGACAAAGCGTTTATGCATCGGTTGCGGCTTTTCCTGCATTGCACGATCCATACACGGGGCTGATGCCCGCCGCAAACCCGCAAGCCGCGTTTCGACACTTTCAGCCCGACACAATACTTTCAGACCGACACAAGGGCGTGCTAACAGACGCATGTCAGCCACGCCATTGCGGAGCCACCATGTTCCTCAGCCCTACCGATCTGCACGCTCTCACCGCCATCCGCCACGAGCTTCATCGCTATCCTGAAGTCTCCGGTGAGGAACAAGAGACAGCCCGGCGGATCGTCGAGGCACTGACACCGCTCAACCCCACCCGCATCCTGACCGGGCTTGGCGGCCATGGTGTGGCGGCGGTGTTTTCGGGTGCGGCACCCGGCCCGACCCTGCTGTTTCGCTCCGAACTCGACGCCCTGCCGATTACGGAAAAAACCGGCCCGCCCTATGGATCGACAATTCCGGGAAAAGGCCATCTCTGCGGCCATGACGGCCATTCCACCATTCTGCTGGCGCTGGCGCTTGGCCTGTCGCGCCAGCCGCCTGCCACAGGCCGCGTTGTGCTGCTGTTTCAGCCTGCCGAGGAAAATGGCGCGGGTGCCGCCGCTGTGCTGGCCGATCCGCGTTTTGCTGAGATTGCGCCGGATCTGGCCTTTTCCCTCCACAATCTGCCGGGCATTCCGCTCGGCCATGTGGCGCTGAAGGCAGGCCCGGTCAACTGCGCCTCACGCGGGTTGAAAATCACGCTGACCGGCAAGACCGCCCATGCCTCGCAGCCCGAAACCGGCCTGTCGCCAATGCAGGCGGTCAGCAGCCTGATGCCAGCCCTGACCGCCCTCTCCCACAGCGCCCCACCGGCCACCGACTTCCGCCTTGCCACCGTGACCCACGCAACACTCGGCGAACCCGCCTTCGGCATCGCGCCCGGCGACGGCG
It encodes the following:
- a CDS encoding putative bifunctional diguanylate cyclase/phosphodiesterase — protein: MVNQPLEVSDSDRIDRLTRRLEREREARRQAETLLEERARELYMANCQLARQAEDLEQRVMQRTAELVQERERAMALAQQDQLTGLANRRSFTAVLTDACQKSRLRGDRITVVIVDMDRFKLINDAYGHEAGDAVLREFARRLMVAAGPGTVARLGGDEFALILDHLPDVTADHAFVSSFRASLQEPVLFNGKRLEVSASIGYASLPDHAASSTELLRHADMALYVSKKAGLSLATGFDDDLWAEANERRLLELEFVLAMDRHEIMPWYQPIVDGASKRILGVEVLARWHHPYRGLVLPGVFLPLAEERNLLDRLFAQVARAACAQTAPLVKAGKLNYVSVNISPSQFKSGNLAMVIASILEQTGFPATALVVEITEDLIMSDLLRAGRELSELSRLGVRVALDDFGTGYSNISSLSSLPIQWLKLDRSLISRVGDDRVGQVIVQAVLQMAQALGIDVVAEGIETEVQARWLVDAGCRKHQGFLYGRPAPLEDLLCFSQPERLSLAVGKSP
- a CDS encoding heme NO-binding domain-containing protein; the protein is MKGMVFTEMLEFVAATWNEDMADDIIEASLLTNGLASGGAYTSVGTYDHREMGALLGALSQRSGLDVDALMQAFGLHLARRFAVLFPGFFERSGGLFGFLASIDAHIHVEVKKLYPDAELPSFEILSQDATSLSMLYRSGRKMEALAEGLIQGAAQHFGSTVTVERSARDDGSTLFVIAESVS
- a CDS encoding secondary thiamine-phosphate synthase enzyme YjbQ, translated to MPQTSLSISTRGQGLYEFTDQVDDFVRHAGAQEGLLTVFVRHTSCSLIIQENADPDVKRDLKVFFQRLVPPCNDPSMAWITHRQEGPDDMPAHIKSALTQVSIGIPVANGQLLLGTWQGIYLFEHRDQPHMRQVVMHLSS
- a CDS encoding DUF930 domain-containing protein — translated: MHKRFVWGVTASVLLHGLLVLAFLAHWPTPAPDAPKEEVVSVSIEPPPEEKPQPEKTKPEQQLQLELKPEAKPKEEPAAPAPKAPAPKAEEKKPEEKQEAKPPAPAPSPEPPKPAEDKPQAFESAPKDEEAPKEDAPPVPPPAEEPAAQPQSPPPAAPKPGPDKSAAGDPQKPDPPQPPALPKDVTPPDAGLAGQLPAPDKVEKPGGGLVTEQRFALDEESAAQPQQKREASPSPASADKKAGPVAALKPAKRIYSKATLSDPRVRQALGTLPPERRIVQICSIEMLEQIRRAVPGAVPDVITGSPTTRQTITARLMDVSGAAFRSRGQWYDISYHCETDAKTLAITSFSFSLGAAVPKSQWQARRFPVN
- a CDS encoding amidohydrolase translates to MFLSPTDLHALTAIRHELHRYPEVSGEEQETARRIVEALTPLNPTRILTGLGGHGVAAVFSGAAPGPTLLFRSELDALPITEKTGPPYGSTIPGKGHLCGHDGHSTILLALALGLSRQPPATGRVVLLFQPAEENGAGAAAVLADPRFAEIAPDLAFSLHNLPGIPLGHVALKAGPVNCASRGLKITLTGKTAHASQPETGLSPMQAVSSLMPALTALSHSAPPATDFRLATVTHATLGEPAFGIAPGDGEIRVTLRTLTDEGMDGLCSQAEALAHATAAQHGLGLTLTYHDIFLHCENAPEAVTALATALDAEGITHDARALPMRASEDFGRFRTTSPAAMFFLGAGETHPALHNPDYDFPDALIEVGARVFMRVVRGRLG
- a CDS encoding LysR family transcriptional regulator ArgP yields the protein MTFDGEHLSALVAVLRSGSFEKAARQLGVTQSAISQRIKLLEERSGTALIIRGQPCLPTSAGARLCRHAEEVALLERQVIGDLGLAQAAQVTVRLAINADSLATWFVPAMAAVEGLLFDLVLDDQDHSADWLRRGEVRAAVTSLAAPVQGCDCRPLGLLTYRATASPDFAARWFAQGVTAEALGGAPCLTFNAKDGLQTAWMEQVAGCRLSPPCHWLPSSQAFIDASRLGLGWGMNPEVTVAPLIAEGVLVDLMPDQPLAVPLYWHWSRALGQALDPLTASVLAAARQCLQPMAQKPLSMR
- a CDS encoding LysE/ArgO family amino acid transporter, encoding MQNAYFSGLFLGLSLIVAIGAQNAFLLRQGLRREHVFILSLTCATADALLISLGIGALATVTALLPAFEPVLRYGGAAFLLAYSARHTLAALKTESSLAPGEAKPSTLTASLATCLALTFLNPHVYLDTVLLIGSISSRFADHKTAFGLGAVSASFLFFFSLGYGARLLVPVFARPASWRILDAIIAVVMAWIAIGLLRHS